Proteins encoded by one window of Chromobacterium violaceum ATCC 12472:
- a CDS encoding carbonic anhydrase yields MQDIIAGILKFQREAYPRRAELFRRLAGDQSPATLFIACSDSRVVPELLTQREPGDLFVIRNAGNIVPGYGQEPGGVSASVEYAVTALGVADIVVCGHSDCGAMTAVACGKDLSGMPAVAGWLRHADCAKAINNAGEHDNPAAKVDAMARENVIAQLANLRTHPSVALALQQGRLRLHGWMYDIASGDVLALDPEQRRFLPLRDCPQTATMLDGDCRQP; encoded by the coding sequence ATGCAGGACATCATCGCCGGCATCCTCAAATTCCAGCGCGAGGCCTATCCCCGGCGCGCCGAACTGTTTCGCCGGCTGGCCGGCGACCAATCCCCCGCCACGCTGTTCATCGCCTGCTCCGACAGCCGGGTGGTGCCGGAACTGCTGACTCAGCGCGAGCCGGGCGATCTGTTCGTGATCCGCAACGCCGGCAACATCGTGCCCGGCTACGGCCAGGAGCCGGGCGGCGTGTCCGCCTCCGTGGAGTACGCGGTCACCGCGCTGGGCGTGGCCGACATCGTGGTCTGCGGCCATTCCGACTGCGGCGCGATGACGGCGGTCGCCTGCGGCAAGGACCTGAGCGGAATGCCCGCCGTCGCCGGCTGGCTGCGCCACGCCGACTGCGCCAAGGCGATCAACAACGCCGGCGAGCACGACAATCCCGCCGCCAAGGTGGACGCGATGGCGCGCGAAAACGTCATCGCCCAACTGGCCAACCTGCGCACCCACCCGTCTGTGGCGCTGGCGCTGCAGCAAGGCAGGCTGCGCTTGCACGGCTGGATGTACGACATCGCCAGCGGCGACGTCCTGGCGCTGGATCCGGAGCAACGCCGTTTCTTGCCGCTGCGGGATTGCCCGCAGACGGCAACCATGCTGGACGGCGACTGCCGCCAGCCTTGA